One genomic segment of Nothobranchius furzeri strain GRZ-AD chromosome 10, NfurGRZ-RIMD1, whole genome shotgun sequence includes these proteins:
- the pomt1 gene encoding protein O-mannosyl-transferase 1 isoform X1 produces the protein MLHLPLLVTAQVDLVLVLVSLLAFWSRLGQLNYPSSVVFDEVYYGQFVSLYMKRVFFMDDSGPPLGHMILALGGYLGGFDGNFAWDRIGAEYPSGVNVWSLRLLPALCGALCVPLGYLLTLQLGFSHLSALGAALLLLLENSLIVQSRFMLLESVLIFFILLAFFSYLRFHNALNTSWSRYSWLLLSGISCAASVGVKYMGVFSYLLLLGVACVHTWSLIGDRAASHLSVFVQCVSRVVCLLVVPVLLYVFWFYIHLSLLNRSGPHDQLMSSAFQASLQGGLSRITQGQPLEVSYGSQVTLRSVSSHPLPCWLHSHKANYPIRYENGRGSSHQQQVTCYPFKDVNNWWIVKHPGRQELVVDTPPQPVRHGDVIQLVHGMTSRFLNSHDVAAPMSPHAQEVSGYVDFNVSMLAQNLWRVDVSNRGAESEVWKTILSDVRLVHVNTSAVLKLSGVSLPDWGFHQLEVVAERLKLGSGWTVEEHRYGTSQEQKEREAELHSPTHIDVNRKISFWAKFLELQWKMLTVKQEESEHKYSSTPLEWVTMETNIAYWLHTSTNAQIHLIGNPVSWGVANFSLLAYQLLAAVYLLRRRRGLRDLPDGVWERFVFLGCVCVGGWAVNFVPFLLMDRTLFLYHYLPALTHLYLLTPALLEHIHTHLFSSVTCQRALCVCTSAVLVSIFLSCRTFCPLTYGIPELSANQLQALKWRDSWDILYRRR, from the exons ATGCTTCATCTGCCCCTGCTGGTAACGGCTCAGGTGgacctggtcctggttctggtctctcTGCTGGCCTTCTGGAGCAGACTGGGCCAGCTGAACTACCCCAGCTCAGTGGT GTTTGACGAGGTCTACTATGGACAGTTTGTGTCTCTCTACATGAAGAGAGTCTTTTTCATGGACGACAGTGGACCGCCGCTTGGTCACATGATCCTGGCCCTTGGAg GGTACCTGGGGGGCTTCGATGGGAACTTTGCGTGGGACAGAATCGGAGCAG AGTATCCCAGCGGTGTGAACGTGTGGAGTCTGCGGCTGCTGCCGGCTCTCTGTGGAGCGCTGTGTGTTCCTCTGGGTTACCTGCTCACCCTGCAGCTGGGCTTCTCTCACCTGTCCGCTCTGGGAGCTGCGCTGCTGCTTCTCCTGG AAAACTCTCTGATCGTCCAATCACGTTTCATGTTACTGGAGTCAGTTCTCATCTTCTTCATTCTACTGGCTTTCTTCTCATACCTGCGCTTCCACAATGCCCTCAACAC CTCCTGGTCCAGGTACAGCTGGCTCCTCCTCTCCGGCATCTCCTGTGCTGCATCTGTCGG GGTGAAGTACATGGGCGTGTTCTCTTACCTGCTGCTGCTGGGTGTGGCCTGCGTACACACCTGGAGCCTGATTGGTGACCGAGCCGCCAGTCAC CTGAGTGTGTTTGTTCAGTGTGTGTCCAGAGTTGTGTGTTTGCTGGTAGTTCCGGTTCTGCTCTACGTGTTCTGGTTCTACATTCATCTGAGTCTGCTGAACCGCAGCGGACCGCATGACCAGCTAATGAGCTCCGCCTTCCAAGCAAGCCTGCAG gGGGGTCTCTCCAGGATCACTCAGGGTCAGCCTCTTGAGGTTTCTTACGGAAGTCAGGTGACTTTAAGAAGCGTCAGCTCCCATCCACTCCCATGTTGGCTTCACTCTCACAAAGCCAACTACCCAATCAG GTATGAAAACGGACGGGGGAGCTCCCACCAGCAGCAGGTCACCTGTTACCCCTTTAAAGATGTCAACAACTGGTGGATCGTCAAACACCCGGGCAG GCAGGAGCTGGTGGTTGATACCCCTCCACAACCTGTCCGCCACGGTGATGTCATCCAGCTTGTTCATGGGATGACCTCACGCTTTCTCAACAG TCATGACGTGGCGGCTCCCATGAGTCCTCACGCCCAGGAGGTTTCTGGATACGTGGACTTCAACGTCTCGATGCTGGCTCAGAACCTGTGGAGGGTG GACGTCTCAAACAGAGGAGCGGAGTCCGAGGTCTGGAAGACAATCCTGTCTGACGttcgattggttcacgtcaacacATCAGCTGTCCTGAAG ctgagtGGCGTGTCCCTTCCAGATTGGGGTTTCCACCAGTTGGAGGTGGTAGCAGAACGACTCAAGCTCGGTTCTGGCTGGACCGTGGAGGAGCACCGATATGGAACCA GTCAGGAGCAGAAAGAGCGGGAGGCGGAGCTTCATTCTCCCACTCACATTGATGTCAACAGGAAGATCTCCTTCTGGGCCAAGTTCCTGGAACTCCAG TGGAAGATGCTGACTGTGAAACAAGAAGAGTCCGAGCACAAATACAGCTCCACCCCCTTGGAGTGGGTCACCATGGAAACCAACATAGCTTACTGGCTGCACACTTCTACTAAT GCTCAAATTCATCTGATTGGTAACCCTGTTTCATGGGGAGTGGCCAACTTCAGCCTGCTAGCCTATCAGCTGCTGGCAGCTGTGTACCTGTtgaggagaaggcggggcctcaGAGACCTCCCTGATG gtgtGTGGGAGCGTTTTGTGTTTctaggctgtgtgtgtgttggtggatgGGCGGTGAACTTTGTCCCCTTCCTGCTGATGGACCGAACCCTCTTCCTCTACCACTACCTGCCTGCACTGACCCACCTGTACTTACTGACCCCCGCCCTGCTGGAGCACATACACACTCATCTGTTCAg CAGTGTAACATGCCAACgagcactgtgtgtgtgcacatcagctgttctggtttctatcttcctgtcctgtcggaCCTTCTGCCCGCTGACCTACGGCATCCCTGAACTGTCAGCCAATCAGCTGCAGGCACTAAAGTGGAGAGACAGCTGGGACATTCTGTACCGCCGCCGCTAA
- the pomt1 gene encoding protein O-mannosyl-transferase 1 isoform X2, with the protein MLHLPLLVTAQVDLVLVLVSLLAFWSRLGQLNYPSSVVFDEVYYGQFVSLYMKRVFFMDDSGPPLGHMILALGEYPSGVNVWSLRLLPALCGALCVPLGYLLTLQLGFSHLSALGAALLLLLENSLIVQSRFMLLESVLIFFILLAFFSYLRFHNALNTSWSRYSWLLLSGISCAASVGVKYMGVFSYLLLLGVACVHTWSLIGDRAASHLSVFVQCVSRVVCLLVVPVLLYVFWFYIHLSLLNRSGPHDQLMSSAFQASLQGGLSRITQGQPLEVSYGSQVTLRSVSSHPLPCWLHSHKANYPIRYENGRGSSHQQQVTCYPFKDVNNWWIVKHPGRQELVVDTPPQPVRHGDVIQLVHGMTSRFLNSHDVAAPMSPHAQEVSGYVDFNVSMLAQNLWRVDVSNRGAESEVWKTILSDVRLVHVNTSAVLKLSGVSLPDWGFHQLEVVAERLKLGSGWTVEEHRYGTSQEQKEREAELHSPTHIDVNRKISFWAKFLELQWKMLTVKQEESEHKYSSTPLEWVTMETNIAYWLHTSTNAQIHLIGNPVSWGVANFSLLAYQLLAAVYLLRRRRGLRDLPDGVWERFVFLGCVCVGGWAVNFVPFLLMDRTLFLYHYLPALTHLYLLTPALLEHIHTHLFSSVTCQRALCVCTSAVLVSIFLSCRTFCPLTYGIPELSANQLQALKWRDSWDILYRRR; encoded by the exons ATGCTTCATCTGCCCCTGCTGGTAACGGCTCAGGTGgacctggtcctggttctggtctctcTGCTGGCCTTCTGGAGCAGACTGGGCCAGCTGAACTACCCCAGCTCAGTGGT GTTTGACGAGGTCTACTATGGACAGTTTGTGTCTCTCTACATGAAGAGAGTCTTTTTCATGGACGACAGTGGACCGCCGCTTGGTCACATGATCCTGGCCCTTGGAg AGTATCCCAGCGGTGTGAACGTGTGGAGTCTGCGGCTGCTGCCGGCTCTCTGTGGAGCGCTGTGTGTTCCTCTGGGTTACCTGCTCACCCTGCAGCTGGGCTTCTCTCACCTGTCCGCTCTGGGAGCTGCGCTGCTGCTTCTCCTGG AAAACTCTCTGATCGTCCAATCACGTTTCATGTTACTGGAGTCAGTTCTCATCTTCTTCATTCTACTGGCTTTCTTCTCATACCTGCGCTTCCACAATGCCCTCAACAC CTCCTGGTCCAGGTACAGCTGGCTCCTCCTCTCCGGCATCTCCTGTGCTGCATCTGTCGG GGTGAAGTACATGGGCGTGTTCTCTTACCTGCTGCTGCTGGGTGTGGCCTGCGTACACACCTGGAGCCTGATTGGTGACCGAGCCGCCAGTCAC CTGAGTGTGTTTGTTCAGTGTGTGTCCAGAGTTGTGTGTTTGCTGGTAGTTCCGGTTCTGCTCTACGTGTTCTGGTTCTACATTCATCTGAGTCTGCTGAACCGCAGCGGACCGCATGACCAGCTAATGAGCTCCGCCTTCCAAGCAAGCCTGCAG gGGGGTCTCTCCAGGATCACTCAGGGTCAGCCTCTTGAGGTTTCTTACGGAAGTCAGGTGACTTTAAGAAGCGTCAGCTCCCATCCACTCCCATGTTGGCTTCACTCTCACAAAGCCAACTACCCAATCAG GTATGAAAACGGACGGGGGAGCTCCCACCAGCAGCAGGTCACCTGTTACCCCTTTAAAGATGTCAACAACTGGTGGATCGTCAAACACCCGGGCAG GCAGGAGCTGGTGGTTGATACCCCTCCACAACCTGTCCGCCACGGTGATGTCATCCAGCTTGTTCATGGGATGACCTCACGCTTTCTCAACAG TCATGACGTGGCGGCTCCCATGAGTCCTCACGCCCAGGAGGTTTCTGGATACGTGGACTTCAACGTCTCGATGCTGGCTCAGAACCTGTGGAGGGTG GACGTCTCAAACAGAGGAGCGGAGTCCGAGGTCTGGAAGACAATCCTGTCTGACGttcgattggttcacgtcaacacATCAGCTGTCCTGAAG ctgagtGGCGTGTCCCTTCCAGATTGGGGTTTCCACCAGTTGGAGGTGGTAGCAGAACGACTCAAGCTCGGTTCTGGCTGGACCGTGGAGGAGCACCGATATGGAACCA GTCAGGAGCAGAAAGAGCGGGAGGCGGAGCTTCATTCTCCCACTCACATTGATGTCAACAGGAAGATCTCCTTCTGGGCCAAGTTCCTGGAACTCCAG TGGAAGATGCTGACTGTGAAACAAGAAGAGTCCGAGCACAAATACAGCTCCACCCCCTTGGAGTGGGTCACCATGGAAACCAACATAGCTTACTGGCTGCACACTTCTACTAAT GCTCAAATTCATCTGATTGGTAACCCTGTTTCATGGGGAGTGGCCAACTTCAGCCTGCTAGCCTATCAGCTGCTGGCAGCTGTGTACCTGTtgaggagaaggcggggcctcaGAGACCTCCCTGATG gtgtGTGGGAGCGTTTTGTGTTTctaggctgtgtgtgtgttggtggatgGGCGGTGAACTTTGTCCCCTTCCTGCTGATGGACCGAACCCTCTTCCTCTACCACTACCTGCCTGCACTGACCCACCTGTACTTACTGACCCCCGCCCTGCTGGAGCACATACACACTCATCTGTTCAg CAGTGTAACATGCCAACgagcactgtgtgtgtgcacatcagctgttctggtttctatcttcctgtcctgtcggaCCTTCTGCCCGCTGACCTACGGCATCCCTGAACTGTCAGCCAATCAGCTGCAGGCACTAAAGTGGAGAGACAGCTGGGACATTCTGTACCGCCGCCGCTAA